One genomic window of Glycine max cultivar Williams 82 chromosome 16, Glycine_max_v4.0, whole genome shotgun sequence includes the following:
- the LOC100775190 gene encoding kinesin-like protein KIN-7G isoform X2, with protein MDRVFRTDSPTKQVYEEAAKEVALSVLSGINSSIFAYGQTSSGKTYTMSGITDFAIADIFNYIEKHTEREFVLKFSALEIYNESVRDLLSVDSTPLRLLDDPEKGTVVERLTEETLRDWSHFQELISFCEAQRQIGETALNEVSSRSHQILRLTIESSAREFLGNDKMSSLSASVNFVDLAGSERSSQTNSAGTRLKEGCHINRSLLTLGTVIRKLSKGRNGHIPFRDSKLTRILQSSLAGNAKTAIICTMSPARSHVEQTRNTLLFASCAKEVTTNAKVNVVVSDKLLVKQLQKELARLESELKNSGPTRLKFDSAALLKEKDLQIERLKKEVMDVSMQRDLAQSQIKDMLQVVGDDASSTELDSLGHQYPKLRVRSSFDFENQTAERPNLSNFDCIESVRSFDASQYSDGHSISSDDNYFQLPDLQKNLPVRISSPAISIVSGDAAKNDLDQKNVEDSLGDRCREVRCIESDDLTTNTHTHSTASSPAVSGLTEVDNRDKENLDLCSSGLKDNKEINGLQERFVLPSPEKISPCPTQSSASSSKTMKLTRSRSCKASLMRDPFSDWFDQEEMIQNTPPIGRPGGLQRKTYTLNYNPNAERLSWAGYENSLGRASDAQNMKSSTYNGSYKDNSLAPVRKEKNDLESSNMQANLEVQETGMESDVTTKKFKDVGLDPLQSEEEKQLEWPSEFKRLQKEIIELWHACNVSLVHRTYFFLLFKGDPSDSIYMEVELRRLFYLKQTFDQGNQTVEDGLTPESSKRYLRGERQMLSKQMQKKLSKSERENLYNNWGIRLSSKNRRLHLAHRLWSESDDLEHIRESATIVAKLVGSVEPDQAFKEMFGLNFAPRRTRKKSFGWTASMKNIL; from the exons ATGG aTCGAGTTTTTAGGACTGACAGCCCCACAAAGCAGGTGTATGAAGAAGCAGCTAAGGAAGTTGCTCTTTCAGTTCTCAGTGGCATCAACT CAAGCATTTTTGCTTATGGACAAACAAGCAGCGGAAAAACATACACCATGAGTGGTATAACAGATTTTGccatagcagatattttcaacTACATAGAAAAG cACACGGAAAGGGAAtttgttttgaagttttcagcaTTGGAGATCTATAATGAATCTGTCAGGGACCTCCTTAGTGTGGACAGTACACCTCTTAGACTTCTTGATGATCCAGAG AAAGGTACAGTTGTTGAGAGACTCACAGAGGAAACTTTAAGGGATTGGAGCCATTTTCAAGAACTTATTTCTTTCTGCGAAG CTCAAAGGCAGATAGGGGAGACTGCCCTGAATGAAGTGAGCTCCAGATCTCATCAGATTCTCAGACTG ACAATTGAAAGTTCTGCTCGTGAATTTCTGGGAAATGACAAAATGAGCTCCCTTTCTGCTTCTGTG AATTTCGTTGATCTTGCTGGGAGTGAGCGTTCATCCCAAACAAATTCAGCTGGTACGAGGTTGAAAGAGGGTTGCCACATAAATCGTAGTTTACTAACTCTAGGAACTGTCATCCGCAAACTGAG TAAGGGGAGAAATGGACATATTCCTTTCAGAGATTCAAAGCTAACCCGCATACTGCAGTCCTCATTAGCAGGCAATGCTAAAACTGCAATCATCTGCACCATGAGCCCTGCAAGGAGCCATGTCGAACAAACAAGAAACACCCTTTTATTTGCAAGTTGTGCTAAAGAAGTGACAACTAATGCAAAAGTCAATGTAGTGGTGTCTGATAAGCTGTTGGTCAAGCAACTGCAAAAAGAGTTGGCTAGACTGGAAAGTGAGTTGAAAAATTCAGGGCCAACCCGCCTTAAATTTGATTCTGCAGCATTGCTGAAGGAAAAAGACCTCCAAATTGAGAGG CTAAAGAAAGAGGTAATGGATGTTTCGATGCAGCGGGACCTTGCTCAATCTCAAATTAAGGACATGCTACAAGTGGTTGGAGATGATGCGTCCTCAACTGAGCTG GACAGTTTAGGTCATCAATATCCCAAATTACGTGTGCGAAGTTCATTTGACTTTGAAAATCAAACAGCCGAACGaccaaatttatcaaattttgacTGCATTGAGAGTGTCAGATCTTTTGATGCATCTCAATATTCAGATGGACACAGTATTAGTTCTGATGATAACTATTTCCAACTCCCTGATTTGCAAAAGAACCTACCCGTCAGGATTTCTTCCCCTGCGATTTCTATTGTAAGTGGTGATGCTGCAAAGAATGATTTGGATCAGAAAAACGTTGAAGATAGTTTAGGGGACCGTTGTAGGGAAGTTAGGTGCATTGAGTCAGATGATCTAactacaaacacacacacacactctacTGCATCATCTCCAGCAGTCTCAGGATTAACTGAAGTTGATAATAGAGACAAAGAAAATCTAGATTTGTGTTCATCTGGGTTAAAGGACAACAAAGAAATAAACGGCTTGCAAGAACGTTTTGTTCTTCCCTCTCCTGAGAAAATATCTCCATGTCCGACACAAAGTAGTGCATCTAGTTCTAAAACCATGAAATTAACCAGAAGCAGAAGTTGTAAAGCAAGTCTCATGAGAGATCCATTTTCAGATTGGTTTGACCAAGAAGAAATGATTCAGAATACCCCCCCAATAGGAAGACCCGGGGGCCTTCAAAGGAAGACTTATACACTCAATTATAATCCCAATGCTGAGAGGTTATCATGGGCTGGTTACGAGAATTCTCTGGGAAGAGCTTCTGATGCACAGAATATGAAATCTTCCACCTATAATGGAAGTTACAAAGATAATTCTTTGGCAcctgtaagaaaagaaaagaatgatcTTGAAAGTTCAAATATGCAAGCGAATCTTGAG GTTCAAGAGACAGGAATGGAGTCCGATGTTACTACAAAGAAGTTCAAAGATGTTGGTTTGGACCCATTGCAATCTGAGGAAGAAAAACAGTTGGAATGGCCTTCAGAATTCAAGCGGCTGCAGAAAGAGATTATTGAACTCTGGCATGCCTGTAATGTTTCATTGGTTCACAGGACTTACTTTTTCCTTCTGTTCAAAGGAGACCCTTCAGATTCTATCTATATGGAAGTAGAGCTAAGAAGGCTGTTCTATCTCAAGCAAACTTTTGACCAAGGGAATCAGACTGTGGAAGATGGACTTACCCCTGAATCAAG CAAGAGGTATCTTAGAGGAGAAAGACAGATGTTGAGCAAGCAAATGCAGAAGAAGCTGTCAAAATCTGAAAGAGAGAACCTGTACAATAATTGGGGAATTCGTTTGAGTTCAAAGAACAGAAGGTTGCACTTGGCCCATCGCTTGTGGTCAGAATCAGATGACTTAGAGCACATTAGAGAGAGTGCCACCATTGTTGCAAAGCTGGTTGGTTCAGTAGAGCCAGATCAGGCTTTTAAGGAGATGTTTGGGCTCAACTTTGCCCCAAGGCGCACAAGAAAGAAATCGTTTGGTTGGACAGCCAGTATGAAGAATATTTTGTGA
- the LOC100806381 gene encoding probable serine protease EDA2, whose protein sequence is MREQEDWRITTALLTLLLVFVSSFPALSYGVVPPRTLLNKLSQGSYLTTQEQWFNQTLDHFSPYDHHQFRQRYFEFLDYFRIPDGPIFLVIGGEGPCNGITNDYIGVLAKKFGAAMVTLEHRYYGKSSPFNSLETENLKYLSSKQALFDLAVFRQYYQDSLNAKLNRTKTENPWFVFGGSYAGALSAWFRLKFPHLTCGSLASSAVVLAVYNFTEYDQQIGESAGAECKAVLQETTQLIEHKLATNGKELKASFNADDLEKDGDFMYLIADAAAVAFQYGNPDKVCKPMVEAKNAGEDLVDAYAKYVKEYYIGTFGVNVQTYDQEYLKKTAINEDSSTRLWWFQVCTEVAFFQVAPSNDSIRSSEIDAKYHMDLCKNIFGEGIFPDVDATNLYYGGTKIAGSKIVFANGSQDPWRHASKQTSSPDLPSYTITCSNCAHCTDFRGCPQSPLVLEGNEKNCSSPDAVHKVRQQITEHMDLWLSECQEGSSYI, encoded by the exons ATGAGAGAACAAGAGGATTGGAGGATTACGACAGCGCTGTTAACGTTGTTGTTGgtgtttgtttcttcttttccgGCGTTGAGCTACGGAGTTGTTCCTCCTCGTACTCTGCTCAATAAGCTGTCTCAGGGCAGTTATCTCACCACTCAGGAGCAATGGTTCAATCAAACCCTCGATCACTTCTCTCCCTAt GATCACCATCAATTCCGTCAACGTTACTTCGAGTTTCTAGACTATTTCCGGATTCCTGATGGACCAATTTTCTTGGTAATCGGTGGTGAAGGTCCATGTAATGGGATAACAAATGACTATATTGGT GTACTGGCAAAGAAGTTTGGAGCAGCTATGGTTACTCTTGAACATCGCTACTATGGAAAGAGTTCCCCATTTAATTCTTTGGAGAcagaaaatttgaaatatctttCATCCAAGCAGGCACTCTTTGATTTGGCTGTTTTTCGTCAGTATTATCAG GATTCCTTAAATGCAAAGCTTAATAGAACAAAAACTGAAAACCCCTGGTTCGTTTTTGGTGGCTCATATGCTGGAGCACTCAGTGCATGGTTCCGTCTCAAGTTTCCCCATTTAACATGTGGAAGTCTGGCAAGTTCTGCAGTTGTTCTTGCTGTTTATAACTTCACAGAATATGATCAACAG ATTGGTGAGTCAGCAGGTGCTGAATGTAAAGCAGTATTACAAGAAACTACTCAACTCATTGAGCACAAACTTGCAACCAATGGAAAGGAACTAAAGGCATCTTTTAATGCAGATGAT CTCGAAAAAGATGGAGACTTTATGTATTTAATTGCTGATGCTGCTGCTGTAGCA TTTCAATATGGTAATCCTGATAAAGTATGCAAGCCTATGGTTGAAGCAAAGAATGCTGGAGAGGACTTGGTG GATGCTTATGCCAAATACGTCAAAGAGTACTACATTGGAACCTTTGGTGTTAATGTGCAGACTTATGACCAGGAGTACTTGAAGAAAACTGCTATCAATGAAGACAGTTCTACTCGATTATGGTGGTTTCAAGTTTGCACTGAAGTTGCATTCTTTCAGGTGGCTCCATCAAATGATAGTATACGCTCCTCAGAAATTGATGCAAA ATACCATATGGACCTTTGCAAAAATATCTTTGGAGAGGGCATCTTTCCTGATGTTGATGCAACTAATTTATACTACGGAGGCACAAAAATTGCTG GTTCGAAAATAGTATTTGCAAATGGCTCACAGGATCCTTGGCGTCATGCGTCCAAACAAACTTCATCTCCTGATC TGCCTTCCTACACCATCACATGTAGCAATTGTGCCCATTGTACTGATTTTCGAGGATGTCCTCAATCTCCTTTGGTCCTTGAAG GTAATGAGAAGAACTGCTCCTCACCTGATGCAGTTCACAAAGTAAGGCAACAGATTACAGAACATATGGACTTGTGGCTATCTGAGTGCCAAGAAGGCAGCAGTTATATATGA
- the LOC100775190 gene encoding kinesin-like protein KIN-7G isoform X1, with translation MGSIAEEEAMPNLVGSEERILVSVRVRPLNEKELIRNDLSEWECINDTTIMYRSNLSATERSLYPTAYTFDRVFRTDSPTKQVYEEAAKEVALSVLSGINSSIFAYGQTSSGKTYTMSGITDFAIADIFNYIEKHTEREFVLKFSALEIYNESVRDLLSVDSTPLRLLDDPEKGTVVERLTEETLRDWSHFQELISFCEAQRQIGETALNEVSSRSHQILRLTIESSAREFLGNDKMSSLSASVNFVDLAGSERSSQTNSAGTRLKEGCHINRSLLTLGTVIRKLSKGRNGHIPFRDSKLTRILQSSLAGNAKTAIICTMSPARSHVEQTRNTLLFASCAKEVTTNAKVNVVVSDKLLVKQLQKELARLESELKNSGPTRLKFDSAALLKEKDLQIERLKKEVMDVSMQRDLAQSQIKDMLQVVGDDASSTELDSLGHQYPKLRVRSSFDFENQTAERPNLSNFDCIESVRSFDASQYSDGHSISSDDNYFQLPDLQKNLPVRISSPAISIVSGDAAKNDLDQKNVEDSLGDRCREVRCIESDDLTTNTHTHSTASSPAVSGLTEVDNRDKENLDLCSSGLKDNKEINGLQERFVLPSPEKISPCPTQSSASSSKTMKLTRSRSCKASLMRDPFSDWFDQEEMIQNTPPIGRPGGLQRKTYTLNYNPNAERLSWAGYENSLGRASDAQNMKSSTYNGSYKDNSLAPVRKEKNDLESSNMQANLEVQETGMESDVTTKKFKDVGLDPLQSEEEKQLEWPSEFKRLQKEIIELWHACNVSLVHRTYFFLLFKGDPSDSIYMEVELRRLFYLKQTFDQGNQTVEDGLTPESSKRYLRGERQMLSKQMQKKLSKSERENLYNNWGIRLSSKNRRLHLAHRLWSESDDLEHIRESATIVAKLVGSVEPDQAFKEMFGLNFAPRRTRKKSFGWTASMKNIL, from the exons ATGGGTTCCATTGCAGAGGAGGAGGCTATGCCAAACCTAGTAGGCAGTGAGGAAAGGATTCTTGTTTCTGTTCGTGTGAGACCTCTGAATGAAAAGGAGCTCATAAGAAATGATCTTTCTGAATGGGAATGCATTAATGACACAACCATCATGTACAGGAGCAACCTTTCAGCTACAGAAAGGTCACTGTATCCAACAGCCTACACATTCG aTCGAGTTTTTAGGACTGACAGCCCCACAAAGCAGGTGTATGAAGAAGCAGCTAAGGAAGTTGCTCTTTCAGTTCTCAGTGGCATCAACT CAAGCATTTTTGCTTATGGACAAACAAGCAGCGGAAAAACATACACCATGAGTGGTATAACAGATTTTGccatagcagatattttcaacTACATAGAAAAG cACACGGAAAGGGAAtttgttttgaagttttcagcaTTGGAGATCTATAATGAATCTGTCAGGGACCTCCTTAGTGTGGACAGTACACCTCTTAGACTTCTTGATGATCCAGAG AAAGGTACAGTTGTTGAGAGACTCACAGAGGAAACTTTAAGGGATTGGAGCCATTTTCAAGAACTTATTTCTTTCTGCGAAG CTCAAAGGCAGATAGGGGAGACTGCCCTGAATGAAGTGAGCTCCAGATCTCATCAGATTCTCAGACTG ACAATTGAAAGTTCTGCTCGTGAATTTCTGGGAAATGACAAAATGAGCTCCCTTTCTGCTTCTGTG AATTTCGTTGATCTTGCTGGGAGTGAGCGTTCATCCCAAACAAATTCAGCTGGTACGAGGTTGAAAGAGGGTTGCCACATAAATCGTAGTTTACTAACTCTAGGAACTGTCATCCGCAAACTGAG TAAGGGGAGAAATGGACATATTCCTTTCAGAGATTCAAAGCTAACCCGCATACTGCAGTCCTCATTAGCAGGCAATGCTAAAACTGCAATCATCTGCACCATGAGCCCTGCAAGGAGCCATGTCGAACAAACAAGAAACACCCTTTTATTTGCAAGTTGTGCTAAAGAAGTGACAACTAATGCAAAAGTCAATGTAGTGGTGTCTGATAAGCTGTTGGTCAAGCAACTGCAAAAAGAGTTGGCTAGACTGGAAAGTGAGTTGAAAAATTCAGGGCCAACCCGCCTTAAATTTGATTCTGCAGCATTGCTGAAGGAAAAAGACCTCCAAATTGAGAGG CTAAAGAAAGAGGTAATGGATGTTTCGATGCAGCGGGACCTTGCTCAATCTCAAATTAAGGACATGCTACAAGTGGTTGGAGATGATGCGTCCTCAACTGAGCTG GACAGTTTAGGTCATCAATATCCCAAATTACGTGTGCGAAGTTCATTTGACTTTGAAAATCAAACAGCCGAACGaccaaatttatcaaattttgacTGCATTGAGAGTGTCAGATCTTTTGATGCATCTCAATATTCAGATGGACACAGTATTAGTTCTGATGATAACTATTTCCAACTCCCTGATTTGCAAAAGAACCTACCCGTCAGGATTTCTTCCCCTGCGATTTCTATTGTAAGTGGTGATGCTGCAAAGAATGATTTGGATCAGAAAAACGTTGAAGATAGTTTAGGGGACCGTTGTAGGGAAGTTAGGTGCATTGAGTCAGATGATCTAactacaaacacacacacacactctacTGCATCATCTCCAGCAGTCTCAGGATTAACTGAAGTTGATAATAGAGACAAAGAAAATCTAGATTTGTGTTCATCTGGGTTAAAGGACAACAAAGAAATAAACGGCTTGCAAGAACGTTTTGTTCTTCCCTCTCCTGAGAAAATATCTCCATGTCCGACACAAAGTAGTGCATCTAGTTCTAAAACCATGAAATTAACCAGAAGCAGAAGTTGTAAAGCAAGTCTCATGAGAGATCCATTTTCAGATTGGTTTGACCAAGAAGAAATGATTCAGAATACCCCCCCAATAGGAAGACCCGGGGGCCTTCAAAGGAAGACTTATACACTCAATTATAATCCCAATGCTGAGAGGTTATCATGGGCTGGTTACGAGAATTCTCTGGGAAGAGCTTCTGATGCACAGAATATGAAATCTTCCACCTATAATGGAAGTTACAAAGATAATTCTTTGGCAcctgtaagaaaagaaaagaatgatcTTGAAAGTTCAAATATGCAAGCGAATCTTGAG GTTCAAGAGACAGGAATGGAGTCCGATGTTACTACAAAGAAGTTCAAAGATGTTGGTTTGGACCCATTGCAATCTGAGGAAGAAAAACAGTTGGAATGGCCTTCAGAATTCAAGCGGCTGCAGAAAGAGATTATTGAACTCTGGCATGCCTGTAATGTTTCATTGGTTCACAGGACTTACTTTTTCCTTCTGTTCAAAGGAGACCCTTCAGATTCTATCTATATGGAAGTAGAGCTAAGAAGGCTGTTCTATCTCAAGCAAACTTTTGACCAAGGGAATCAGACTGTGGAAGATGGACTTACCCCTGAATCAAG CAAGAGGTATCTTAGAGGAGAAAGACAGATGTTGAGCAAGCAAATGCAGAAGAAGCTGTCAAAATCTGAAAGAGAGAACCTGTACAATAATTGGGGAATTCGTTTGAGTTCAAAGAACAGAAGGTTGCACTTGGCCCATCGCTTGTGGTCAGAATCAGATGACTTAGAGCACATTAGAGAGAGTGCCACCATTGTTGCAAAGCTGGTTGGTTCAGTAGAGCCAGATCAGGCTTTTAAGGAGATGTTTGGGCTCAACTTTGCCCCAAGGCGCACAAGAAAGAAATCGTTTGGTTGGACAGCCAGTATGAAGAATATTTTGTGA